A genomic window from Algoriphagus sp. Y33 includes:
- a CDS encoding AraC family transcriptional regulator, whose translation MNSTTSTIHLKSMADMHKVVGISKPKHPLFSILRFEHFPQPELTQRTKLISDFYQIALKKECPCKMQYGQTPFDFDEGIISCFAPKQVSIVDKDFAFAKAGWIISIHPDFLRTYPLSSKMKSFGFFDYDVNEALILSEDEQQSIEIIIEQIEKEYLLPIDRFSQDVIISALDLLFTHFSRYYNRQFVIRQPQGSELLNKVENILNASFSDAGEQKLPTPAYLASQLSLSPKYLSDCLKQLTGQTTQQIIHEKLIEKAKDILTTTEISVSEIAYQLGFEYPQSFSKLFKNKMNVSPLEFRASFN comes from the coding sequence GTGAATTCAACGACCTCAACCATTCACCTCAAATCCATGGCTGATATGCACAAGGTGGTGGGTATTTCCAAGCCGAAGCATCCACTGTTCAGCATTCTTCGTTTTGAGCATTTTCCGCAACCGGAACTAACCCAACGTACCAAGTTGATCAGTGATTTTTACCAAATTGCCTTAAAGAAAGAATGTCCCTGTAAAATGCAATATGGACAAACTCCTTTTGATTTTGATGAAGGTATTATTTCCTGTTTTGCCCCCAAGCAAGTGAGCATTGTGGATAAAGATTTTGCATTTGCAAAAGCGGGTTGGATCATAAGTATACACCCTGATTTTTTGAGAACCTATCCCTTAAGCAGTAAAATGAAAAGCTTTGGCTTTTTTGATTACGATGTCAATGAAGCTTTGATCCTTTCGGAAGATGAGCAACAATCCATAGAAATTATTATTGAACAAATTGAAAAGGAATATTTGTTGCCCATAGACAGGTTTAGTCAGGACGTAATTATTTCTGCACTAGATTTGTTGTTTACCCATTTTAGCCGCTATTACAACAGGCAGTTTGTAATCAGGCAACCCCAAGGGAGTGAGCTATTGAACAAGGTGGAAAATATATTGAACGCCAGTTTCAGCGATGCTGGGGAACAAAAGTTGCCAACTCCTGCATATTTGGCGTCCCAATTAAGTTTATCGCCCAAGTACCTGAGTGACTGCCTGAAGCAACTCACGGGGCAAACCACCCAGCAGATTATTCATGAAAAGCTGATAGAAAAAGCCAAGGACATTCTTACAACCACAGAAATTTCTGTTAGCGAAATAGCCTATCAATTAGGCTTTGAGTATCCACAGAGTTTCAGCAAGTTGTTCAAAAACAAAATGAATGTTTCGCCTTTGGAGTTTAGGGCTTCGTTTAACTAA
- a CDS encoding SDR family oxidoreductase, translating to MKVSLITGASGGIGEAIAHKFAERKHNLLLVARNAEKLDTLCKQMTEKYGINAQFIAADLAKSGTAEQVFTETKRRGLEVEMLINNAGIGSGGEFSELALESEMEMLQLNISSLVALTHMFLGEMKKRNNGTIINVASMASFIPIPYMATYSASKVFVRHFTQALTQECEPYKVHVMLLCPGLTKTNFNHAAGMDGEVGRRLNAEYNSSTPLQTPEQVAEELLTALDKRKHYIVSGKMNRMASRLSALFPNAFLAKSFARSYRKK from the coding sequence ATGAAAGTAAGCTTAATAACCGGTGCATCGGGTGGAATAGGGGAAGCCATTGCGCACAAATTTGCGGAAAGAAAACACAACCTTTTGCTGGTGGCCCGTAATGCTGAAAAGCTAGACACTCTCTGCAAACAGATGACCGAAAAGTATGGCATCAATGCCCAATTTATTGCTGCGGATTTGGCGAAATCAGGAACTGCTGAACAGGTTTTTACAGAAACGAAGCGTCGCGGGCTGGAAGTAGAAATGCTCATCAACAATGCGGGAATCGGTTCCGGCGGCGAATTTTCAGAATTGGCTCTGGAGTCGGAAATGGAGATGTTGCAACTTAATATTTCATCCTTGGTGGCATTGACACATATGTTCCTGGGGGAGATGAAAAAACGTAACAACGGAACAATCATCAACGTGGCTTCTATGGCATCATTTATACCGATACCCTATATGGCCACCTATTCAGCCAGCAAGGTTTTTGTCCGCCACTTTACCCAGGCACTCACCCAAGAATGTGAACCATACAAGGTGCACGTGATGTTGCTTTGTCCCGGATTGACCAAAACCAATTTTAACCATGCAGCCGGAATGGATGGTGAAGTGGGACGAAGACTGAATGCGGAATATAACAGTTCCACGCCTCTGCAAACCCCCGAACAAGTAGCTGAAGAGCTATTGACCGCATTGGATAAAAGAAAGCATTATATTGTATCAGGAAAAATGAACCGGATGGCAAGCCGCTTATCTGCGTTATTTCCAAACGCTTTCTTAGCCAAAAGCTTTGCCCGGTCATACAGGAAAAAATAG